From the Takifugu flavidus isolate HTHZ2018 chromosome 12, ASM371156v2, whole genome shotgun sequence genome, one window contains:
- the snrpd2 gene encoding small nuclear ribonucleoprotein Sm D2, producing MSLLTKPKSEMSPEELQKREEEEFNTGPLSVLTQSVKNNTQVLINCRNNKKLLGRVKAFDRHCNMVLENVKEMWTEVPKSGKGKKKSKPVNKDRYISKMFLRGDSVIIVLRNPLITGK from the exons AT gaGTCTCTTAACAAAGCCCAAGTCAGAGATGAGCCCAGAGGAGCTCCAGAaacgagaggaagaggagttcaACACTGGTCCTCTGTCTGTGCTCACACAGTCGGTCAAAAACAACACGCAGGTCTTGATTAACTGCCGCAACAACAAAAAGCTCCTCGGAAGAGTCAAAGCTTTTGACAG GCACTGTAACATGGTCTTGGAGAATGTGAAGGAGATGTGGACAGAGGTTCCAAAGAGCGGGAAGGGGAAGAAGAAGTCTAAGCCTGTAAACAAGGATCGCTATATTTCTAAAATGTTCCTGCGAGGTGACTCTGTCATCATCGTGCTGAGAAATCCTCTGATCACAGGAAAATGA
- the foxg1c gene encoding forkhead box protein G1c, producing the protein MQHLGHSERLFHKSPFSINSLLLRREGMLQEESHCPSSSQNLRSAHPEKVSQEGNPQHRAKVETRLDLSVSKRECKNSGAADEGVKVEKPPFSYNALIMMAIRQSPERRLTLNGIYEFIMNNFPYYRQNRQGWQNSIRHNLSLNKCFVKVPRHYDDPGKGNYWMLDPCSEDVFIGGTSGKLRRRAAAASRAKLALKRGAGRLMPSSASTGVALASGGPFYWPMPPLLPLQTPVRTHIAGGTYVGTHHRLPSYTSSLVSQRSCLSTAGPADANRIVQARQEMSYIGVSCAQSRRHQISAAFSVPPCSMPLSEPCSFNVISGQASYFYSHQIPSTAAFSPSPEEVSNSRSCLGQFLSQKPYADARGCFNDFPSYCQVSSSPPLT; encoded by the coding sequence ATGCAGCATCTGGGTCATTCGGAGCGGCTTTTCCACAAGTCTCCCTTCAGCATCAACAGCCTGCTGTTGAGGCGAGAGGgaatgctgcaggaggagagccactgtccttcctcttctcagaACCTGCGCTCCGCTCATCCGGAGAAAGTCAGCCAGGAGGGGAATCCACAGCACCGCGCTAAAGTAGAAACGCGGCTGGATTTAAGTGTCAGTAAACGAGAATGCAAGAATTCGGGAGCAGCCGATGAGGGTGTTAAAGTCGAAAAACCTCCTTTTAGTTATAACGCGCTCATCATGATGGCGATCCGCCAGAGTCCGGAACGACGGCTTACACTCAATGGCATCTATGAATTTATCATGAACAACTTTCCATACTATCGACAGAACAGGCAAGGATGGCAAAACTCCATCAGGCACAACCTGAGCCTTAATAAGTGTTTCGTAAAAGTACCGCGTCACTACGACGACCCGGGCAAAGGGAACTACTGGATGCTGGACCCCTGCAGCGAGGATGTCTTCATTGGCGGCACATCGGGGAAACTCCGACgcagggctgctgctgcctccagagcGAAGCTTGCGCTAAAAAGGGGAGCAGGTCGTCTGATGCCCTCCAGCGCGTCGACTGGGGTCGCTTTGGCTTCTGGTGGTCCTTTTTACTGGCCGATGCCGCCGTTGCTGCCTCTCCAAACACCAGTGCGCACACACATTGCCGGAGGAACTTATGTGGGCACGCACCACCGCTTGCCCAGCTACACCAGCTCGCTTGTTTCCCAGCGTTCTTGCTTGAGTACCGCGGGTCCGGCGGACGCAAACCGCATCGTGCAGGCGCGTCAGGAAATGTCTTACATTGGAGTTAGTTGCGCACAGTCCCGTCGGCACCAGATTAGCGCTGCGTTCTCTGTTCCTCCATGTTCCATGCCGCTTTCGGAGCCGTGCTCCTTCAACGTGATCTCCGGGCAGGCCAGCTACTTTTACTCCCACCAAATACCTTCTACTGCAGCCTTTAGCCCGAGCCCAGAAGAGGTCAGCAATTCCAGGTCCTGTCTGGGACAGTTCCTCTCACAGAAGCCGTACGCAGACGCCCGAGGATGCTTTAACGATTTTCCAAGTTACTGCCAAGTTAGTTCGAGTCCTCCTTTGACTTAG